One part of the Bradyrhizobium sp. CB1650 genome encodes these proteins:
- a CDS encoding helicase C-terminal domain-containing protein → MTATLADDGVLVSHFQADASEVADPIRPKGGGDIGDRMILAPQEINPDITIDEIKALVAAKSKTINVAVIVPSKKRAEFWSDIANQTLTAENIEDGTDKLRKGHVGLTVFVGKYDGVDLPAKACELLVIDGLPELYGLLERIEQEALDGTRRQLVRQVQRIEQGMGRGVRSSQDHCVVLLVGAKLTQRLHRPDARTLFSSATRAQLDLGREVTAQLKGKPLSEIETVMDLCLTGDDEWLDASRSAVVNADAGDASHVDETVVALRKAFDFARSKRFDLAEQTVQEAVNKVTEKKALGYLKQQLAEYVHHTDQKKAQELQLAAVQANPALVRPISGIVYSKLTVPKDSQAAMAVAFMKRFLEANDLIMWVNALIESLAWGEENSKKFESAMLDLGLFLGFGSQRPEQDTGRGPDNLWALGALQYLVIECKSGAVKASSINKHDCNQLNGSMTWFTDKYDKSCSATPVMVHPKTTPEHAATLHADARIVTVECLTRLVDAVRKYAVAISQKNGYADVKVVAAQLNHFGLTPNDFVTKFTVRSKKS, encoded by the coding sequence CAAGGCGCTCGTCGCGGCCAAGTCCAAGACCATCAACGTCGCGGTTATCGTGCCGTCGAAGAAGAGGGCGGAGTTCTGGTCCGACATCGCCAACCAGACGCTGACAGCCGAAAACATCGAGGACGGAACCGACAAGCTCCGCAAGGGGCATGTCGGATTGACGGTATTCGTCGGCAAGTACGACGGCGTCGATCTGCCTGCTAAGGCTTGCGAACTCTTGGTGATCGACGGCCTGCCCGAGCTCTATGGCCTGCTGGAGAGGATCGAACAGGAAGCTCTGGATGGCACCCGCAGGCAACTGGTCCGCCAGGTGCAGCGGATTGAGCAGGGCATGGGGCGCGGCGTGCGCTCCAGCCAGGATCACTGCGTCGTTCTCCTCGTCGGCGCCAAGCTGACCCAGCGCCTGCATCGCCCGGATGCCCGGACGCTGTTCTCGTCTGCGACGCGCGCGCAGCTCGACCTCGGGCGCGAGGTCACCGCGCAATTAAAGGGTAAGCCGCTGTCGGAGATCGAGACGGTGATGGATCTCTGCCTGACCGGCGACGACGAATGGCTCGACGCCAGCAGATCCGCCGTCGTCAACGCGGATGCCGGCGACGCAAGCCATGTCGACGAGACCGTGGTCGCATTGCGCAAGGCCTTCGATTTCGCGCGATCCAAGCGGTTTGACCTCGCAGAGCAGACCGTTCAGGAGGCGGTTAACAAGGTGACCGAGAAGAAGGCCCTCGGCTACCTGAAGCAGCAGCTCGCCGAATACGTCCATCACACCGACCAGAAGAAGGCGCAAGAACTCCAACTGGCCGCGGTGCAGGCCAATCCGGCGCTGGTGCGCCCGATCAGTGGCATCGTCTACAGCAAGCTCACTGTTCCCAAGGACAGCCAGGCGGCCATGGCCGTGGCATTCATGAAGCGGTTCCTGGAGGCCAATGACCTGATCATGTGGGTCAACGCGCTGATCGAATCCTTGGCGTGGGGAGAGGAGAACAGCAAGAAATTCGAGTCGGCGATGCTCGATCTCGGTCTCTTCCTGGGCTTCGGATCGCAGCGGCCAGAACAGGACACCGGTCGCGGGCCCGACAACCTGTGGGCCCTCGGCGCTTTGCAGTACCTTGTGATCGAGTGCAAGAGCGGCGCCGTCAAGGCAAGCTCGATCAACAAGCACGACTGCAACCAGCTCAATGGCTCCATGACGTGGTTCACCGACAAGTACGACAAGAGCTGCAGCGCGACGCCGGTCATGGTGCATCCCAAGACCACGCCAGAGCACGCCGCAACTCTGCACGCCGACGCGAGGATCGTCACGGTTGAGTGCCTGACGCGCCTGGTTGATGCGGTGCGGAAGTACGCGGTGGCGATCAGCCAGAAGAACGGGTATGCCGACGTTAAGGTGGTGGCAGCCCAGTTGAACCACTTCGGACTGACGCCGAACGACTTCGTCACGAAATTCACCGTGCGATCAAAGAAATCGTGA